In bacterium, one genomic interval encodes:
- a CDS encoding MotA/TolQ/ExbB proton channel family protein: MAEIFRNFSPDVAGYLYMWALMIAAVFAVAIAIERAIYILGRSDINAEKFMGEIRKLVTAGKLEDALDLCLRAKDRALPKVVASGLRSVVNKQQVDFRSIQNAVDEGMLEVIPKLQARTNYLAMLANIATLLGLLGTIYGLIIAFRSISAPGIDASEKARLLAAGISTAMNTTLVGLFIAIPTIFAYTYLTNRTGKIIDEIDEHMVKLINLLTGNR; encoded by the coding sequence ATGGCTGAGATATTTCGTAACTTTAGTCCGGATGTTGCCGGTTATCTTTACATGTGGGCGTTGATGATTGCGGCGGTGTTCGCGGTGGCGATTGCGATCGAACGCGCGATCTATATCCTCGGCCGCAGCGACATCAATGCTGAAAAGTTCATGGGAGAGATCCGGAAATTGGTCACCGCCGGCAAGCTGGAAGACGCTCTGGATCTTTGTCTGCGCGCCAAGGATCGGGCGTTGCCCAAAGTTGTGGCCAGCGGGCTGCGCTCTGTGGTGAATAAACAACAGGTGGATTTCCGTTCCATTCAGAACGCGGTGGATGAGGGTATGCTCGAAGTCATTCCCAAGCTGCAGGCGCGCACCAATTATCTGGCCATGCTGGCCAACATCGCCACCTTGCTGGGTTTGCTCGGCACTATCTACGGTCTGATCATCGCCTTCCGTTCGATTTCTGCACCGGGCATCGATGCATCGGAAAAAGCTCGTCTGCTGGCGGCCGGCATTTCCACGGCTATGAACACCACGCTGGTGGGTCTGTTCATCGCGATTCCGACGATTTTCGCCTACACTTATCTGACCAACCGGACCGGCAAGATCATCGATGAGATCGACGAACACATGGTGAAACTGATTAACCTGTTAACCGGGAATCGTTAA
- a CDS encoding biopolymer transporter ExbD, translating to MAYKPSQRRHLETEQVELNLFPVMNMMVVLIPLLLSTTQFVKYGVIELNLPRAAGGPVTQTLMDKEAQPGLDLTISITSRGFYLSSSQAVLRDPVTGGPTIGLQPDGGYDFDALNRKLYELKQRVVASPMDTRRIIIQAEMNIDYQTLVSTMDAARSIKVNNVGYELFPEVVISAGIL from the coding sequence ATGGCTTATAAACCCTCTCAACGTCGTCATCTGGAAACGGAGCAGGTGGAGCTCAACCTGTTTCCGGTGATGAACATGATGGTGGTGTTGATCCCGCTTCTTCTGTCCACCACCCAGTTCGTCAAATACGGCGTCATCGAATTGAATCTGCCCCGCGCAGCCGGAGGCCCGGTGACTCAGACACTGATGGACAAAGAGGCGCAGCCGGGGCTGGATCTGACTATTTCGATCACCTCGCGTGGTTTTTATCTCTCCAGTTCGCAAGCGGTGCTGCGGGATCCAGTCACCGGCGGGCCTACCATCGGTCTGCAGCCCGACGGCGGCTATGATTTCGACGCACTGAATCGTAAACTGTATGAGCTCAAGCAGCGCGTGGTCGCTTCGCCGATGGACACCCGTAGGATCATCATCCAGGCGGAGATGAATATAGACTATCAGACTCTGGTCAGCACCATGGATGCGGCGCGCAGCATCAAAGTGAACAATGTCGGTTACGAGTTGTTCCCTGAAGTGGTTATCAGCGCGGGAATTTTATAG
- a CDS encoding biopolymer transporter ExbD: protein MAFIPSRIKRHNTGGPTKVALNLTSMMDMFTIILVFLIKSYNIEGQLTHPSQDLTLPKSTSQQLPEVALDVTVSKEWILVNEKPVERLSNLANQSDLLIPRLFEALQKYAQEAKKMEESYGIKFTGKVTIQGDQKLPFTTLLKVMATCGRSEFPNMRLVVYQKGG from the coding sequence ATGGCTTTTATACCGTCACGCATCAAGCGGCATAACACCGGTGGTCCGACCAAAGTGGCGTTGAACCTTACTTCCATGATGGATATGTTCACCATCATCCTGGTGTTCTTGATCAAAAGCTATAACATCGAGGGCCAATTGACCCATCCCTCTCAGGACCTGACCCTGCCCAAATCCACCAGTCAACAGCTGCCGGAAGTGGCGTTGGACGTGACCGTGTCTAAGGAGTGGATCCTGGTCAATGAAAAACCGGTGGAGCGGTTGAGCAATCTGGCGAACCAGTCTGATCTGCTGATCCCCCGGTTGTTTGAGGCGCTGCAAAAGTATGCGCAGGAAGCCAAAAAGATGGAAGAGAGCTATGGCATCAAGTTCACCGGCAAGGTCACCATTCAGGGCGATCAAAAGCTGCCCTTCACCACCTTGCTCAAGGTGATGGCCACCTGCGGCCGTTCCGAGTTTCCCAACATGCGCCTGGTGGTATATCAAAAAGGCGGATAG
- a CDS encoding energy transducer TonB codes for MIENLPVEAHKKRTPLAARRPVAGGRGAAAQSGGISAAETKPPGGAVGSGSTLILPSGPGGGAVRQAEAAVSGQGLLAILTSGSRQAQDQTVSDVVASGGQASQAFDQVFDNIDRLAESGRSTRTSGVPAGTAGVAGARGGRTTTSGVKSHDLIFGPGDGARGGSGTGAGSGSVVARKSDIETVGLAPLTAESDLQGGGGSVAGARNVNEVSAVVYSHSQAIQYCYERELKRNPELKGKVVVRFTILPNGTVTNATILSSTLDNENVERCILSRVSRWDDFGTIDERLGNAVFRQVYTFGF; via the coding sequence ATGATCGAGAACCTGCCTGTGGAAGCGCACAAGAAAAGGACGCCGCTTGCAGCGCGGCGGCCGGTTGCAGGAGGCCGAGGCGCCGCGGCGCAGAGCGGCGGCATTTCCGCCGCAGAAACAAAGCCCCCTGGCGGTGCAGTTGGAAGCGGTTCAACCCTGATATTGCCGTCCGGACCCGGCGGCGGGGCGGTGCGTCAGGCGGAGGCCGCAGTCAGCGGCCAGGGACTGCTGGCCATTCTTACCTCCGGAAGCCGTCAAGCGCAGGATCAAACCGTGAGTGATGTGGTGGCCAGCGGAGGTCAGGCCTCTCAGGCTTTTGATCAGGTGTTTGACAACATCGACCGGTTGGCCGAAAGCGGCCGTTCCACCCGGACCAGCGGCGTTCCTGCTGGGACAGCGGGCGTGGCCGGTGCACGCGGAGGCCGTACGACCACCAGCGGCGTCAAAAGCCATGACTTGATCTTCGGCCCCGGTGATGGTGCGCGCGGCGGATCAGGAACCGGAGCGGGTTCCGGTTCGGTCGTAGCCCGTAAAAGCGATATCGAGACCGTCGGTCTGGCGCCTCTCACGGCAGAGAGCGATCTGCAGGGCGGGGGCGGATCCGTCGCCGGCGCTCGCAACGTCAACGAGGTGTCGGCGGTCGTCTACAGCCACAGTCAGGCGATCCAGTACTGTTATGAACGGGAGCTGAAACGCAATCCCGAATTGAAGGGCAAGGTGGTCGTGCGGTTCACCATTCTGCCCAATGGCACGGTGACCAACGCGACGATCCTCTCTTCGACGCTCGACAATGAAAATGTGGAACGCTGCATCCTGTCCAGAGTTTCACGATGGGATGATTTCGGCACCATCGACGAGCGGTTGGGCAACGCCGTTTTCCGCCAGGTCTATACCTTCGGTTTTTGA
- the aspS gene encoding aspartate--tRNA ligase — protein MRWKRTHTCGELRKENENQNVCLMGWVDRRRDHGGLIFIDLRDRYGTTQIQINPDSQAYEEAKSLRSEFVVAFKGRVRLRPEGMVNAKLLTGEIELMAEEMELLNTSKTPPFPISGESNVSEDLRLKYRYLDLRRPEMQRHLLVRHQVAQIVRRFLSGLQFVEVETPILSKSTPEGARDYLVPSRVWKGRLYALPQSPQTYKQLLMMGGYDRYFQIVRCFRDEDLRADRQPEFTQIDLEMSFVDEEDVMTVAEGLMAKILQEVMHISVPLPFPRIPYSQAMAEYGSDKPDVRFDLKLREISDLVGFSEFRVFREAVAGGGIVAGLTVPGGGRFSRKQIDDWTAWAKGRGAAGLVAIKIKQGDWDSSLNKFFSDELRLRITAAMAAQDGDLLLLAAEKRETAQTLLGALRLELGAQLGMIPQDQLGLTWVIDFPLFEYSDEEKRYVARHHPFTSSKAADLNDLTTRPAEVQARAYDLVMQGMEIAGGSIRIYDTETQSRMFEALGISDQEAQEKFGFLLEALSYGAPPHGGIAFGFDRLVMILAGCQSIRDVIAFPKTASAMSLMENCPAQVHPKQLEELGIIFRAD, from the coding sequence ATGCGTTGGAAACGAACACACACCTGCGGTGAGTTGAGAAAAGAGAATGAGAATCAGAACGTGTGCCTCATGGGATGGGTGGATCGCCGGCGGGATCACGGCGGTTTGATTTTCATCGATCTACGGGATCGTTATGGGACCACCCAGATACAGATCAATCCGGATTCGCAGGCCTATGAAGAGGCGAAAAGCCTACGCAGCGAATTCGTGGTGGCTTTCAAAGGCCGGGTGCGGCTGCGGCCCGAGGGTATGGTCAATGCCAAGCTTCTGACCGGTGAGATCGAGTTGATGGCGGAGGAGATGGAATTATTGAACACCTCGAAAACGCCGCCCTTTCCCATCAGCGGCGAGAGCAATGTGTCCGAGGACCTGCGATTAAAATATCGTTATCTGGACCTGCGCCGTCCGGAGATGCAGCGCCATCTGCTCGTGCGCCATCAGGTCGCTCAGATCGTCCGGCGTTTTCTCTCCGGCCTGCAGTTTGTTGAGGTGGAAACGCCCATCCTGAGCAAGAGCACGCCGGAGGGCGCCCGCGATTATCTTGTGCCCAGCCGGGTTTGGAAAGGCCGTCTGTACGCTCTGCCGCAGTCGCCGCAGACCTATAAACAGCTGCTTATGATGGGCGGTTATGACCGCTATTTTCAGATTGTGCGCTGTTTCCGGGATGAGGATCTGCGCGCCGACCGACAGCCCGAGTTCACCCAGATCGATCTGGAGATGTCCTTTGTCGATGAGGAGGACGTCATGACCGTGGCCGAAGGATTGATGGCGAAGATTCTGCAAGAGGTGATGCATATCTCCGTTCCGCTGCCCTTTCCCCGTATTCCGTATTCCCAGGCCATGGCAGAGTACGGCAGCGATAAGCCGGATGTTCGTTTCGATCTCAAACTCAGAGAGATCAGCGACCTGGTTGGTTTTAGCGAATTCCGCGTGTTCCGAGAGGCCGTGGCCGGCGGCGGCATTGTCGCCGGGCTGACTGTGCCCGGAGGCGGTCGGTTCTCGAGAAAACAGATCGACGACTGGACCGCTTGGGCTAAAGGCCGCGGCGCAGCCGGCCTGGTGGCTATCAAGATCAAGCAGGGCGATTGGGACAGCTCGCTGAACAAATTTTTCAGCGATGAACTGCGCCTGCGGATCACGGCTGCTATGGCGGCGCAGGACGGCGATCTGCTGCTGCTGGCGGCGGAAAAGCGCGAGACTGCGCAGACCCTGCTCGGCGCCCTGCGCTTGGAGCTCGGCGCCCAGCTGGGCATGATCCCGCAGGATCAGCTTGGTCTGACCTGGGTGATCGATTTTCCCCTGTTCGAATACAGCGACGAGGAAAAACGGTATGTCGCCCGCCATCATCCCTTTACCTCCTCCAAGGCGGCGGACCTCAACGATCTCACCACCCGTCCGGCGGAAGTTCAGGCGCGGGCGTATGACCTGGTGATGCAGGGCATGGAGATCGCCGGCGGCAGCATACGGATTTACGACACCGAGACTCAGAGCCGGATGTTTGAGGCGTTGGGCATCAGCGACCAGGAAGCGCAGGAAAAGTTCGGCTTTTTGCTGGAGGCCCTCTCCTATGGAGCTCCGCCGCATGGCGGCATCGCCTTTGGCTTTGACCGTCTGGTGATGATCCTGGCCGGATGCCAGTCGATCCGGGATGTCATCGCTTTTCCGAAAACCGCCAGCGCCATGTCGCTGATGGAAAACTGTCCGGCTCAGGTCCATCCCAAACAGCTGGAGGAACTGGGCATCATTTTCAGGGCGGATTGA
- a CDS encoding LysM peptidoglycan-binding domain-containing protein → MIGTDQASVDAYRNMLKALDSQADGLLALSPEELFKRSDEVAALEAKLAEAKKNKISVLTEMQNLIASIEGKITQIKNKMPKAMYDNYTVVVGDYLWKIAGKKNIYANPYQWMRIYSYNKDQIKDPDLIYPKQVFKIHRECGPDEYLVAKGDYLKKIASNPKVFGDPTKWTKLYEKNKAIIGSDPTRLYPYTVLVIPR, encoded by the coding sequence ATGATCGGCACCGACCAAGCCAGCGTAGATGCGTATCGCAACATGTTGAAAGCTTTGGACAGCCAGGCGGACGGTTTGTTGGCCCTGTCGCCGGAAGAGCTGTTCAAGCGGAGTGATGAAGTGGCGGCGTTGGAAGCCAAACTGGCGGAAGCCAAAAAGAACAAGATCTCGGTTTTGACGGAGATGCAGAATTTGATCGCTTCCATCGAAGGCAAAATCACCCAGATCAAAAACAAGATGCCGAAGGCCATGTACGACAACTATACCGTGGTGGTCGGCGATTATCTGTGGAAGATCGCGGGCAAAAAGAATATCTATGCGAATCCCTATCAGTGGATGCGCATCTATTCGTATAACAAAGATCAGATCAAAGACCCCGACCTGATCTATCCAAAACAGGTGTTCAAGATTCATCGCGAATGCGGACCGGATGAATATCTGGTTGCCAAGGGCGATTATCTGAAAAAGATCGCCTCGAATCCCAAAGTGTTCGGTGATCCGACCAAGTGGACCAAGTTGTACGAAAAGAATAAAGCCATCATCGGCAGCGATCCCACCCGCCTGTATCCGTACACGGTGCTGGTGATTCCGCGCTGA
- a CDS encoding PhoH family protein — translation MRDSHLRLLEEELDAQIIARGQEIILRGMEAQVHRAEKVLQELIYLANRNGLISPDDILAVTRVTDLTSKNREPSESADGEQVIVYTRNGLIKPRTEGQQAYLATCRQNDIVFAIGPAGTGKTFMAVAVAMAALRDKLVERIALCRPAVEAGESLGFLPGDFREKVDPYLRPLYDALYDMAPADKLKRLLETRVIEIVPLAYMRGRTLNNAFVILDEAQNTTSLQMKMFLTRLGNNSKAIITGDITQIDLPEKTESGLVQIQTILRGIEGIGFAYLSDRDVVRHHLVRKIIKAYEKNSANGRSKPGEPE, via the coding sequence ATGCGGGACAGCCACCTTCGCCTGCTGGAAGAAGAGTTGGACGCGCAAATCATCGCCCGCGGTCAGGAGATCATTCTGCGGGGGATGGAAGCGCAGGTGCATCGCGCAGAAAAGGTGCTGCAGGAATTGATCTATTTAGCCAACCGCAACGGTCTGATCTCTCCCGACGACATTCTCGCGGTGACCCGAGTGACCGATCTGACGTCTAAGAACAGAGAACCCAGCGAGTCGGCCGACGGCGAGCAGGTGATCGTCTACACCCGCAACGGTTTGATCAAGCCACGGACCGAGGGGCAGCAGGCTTACCTGGCCACCTGCCGGCAAAACGACATCGTCTTCGCCATTGGACCGGCCGGCACGGGCAAAACCTTTATGGCGGTCGCCGTGGCCATGGCCGCGCTGCGTGATAAACTGGTGGAACGCATCGCCCTCTGCCGTCCGGCGGTGGAGGCGGGAGAGAGCCTCGGTTTTCTACCCGGCGATTTCCGCGAAAAAGTCGATCCGTACTTGCGGCCGCTGTACGACGCGCTGTACGATATGGCGCCCGCCGATAAACTGAAACGGCTTTTGGAGACCCGGGTCATCGAAATTGTGCCGCTGGCCTATATGCGCGGCCGCACGCTCAACAATGCATTTGTGATTCTCGATGAAGCGCAGAACACCACTTCGCTGCAGATGAAGATGTTTCTCACCCGCCTGGGCAATAATTCCAAGGCCATCATCACCGGCGACATCACTCAAATCGATCTGCCGGAAAAAACCGAATCCGGTCTGGTGCAGATCCAGACCATTCTCCGAGGGATCGAAGGCATCGGATTTGCGTATCTCTCGGATCGCGATGTCGTGCGTCATCACCTGGTTCGCAAGATCATCAAGGCCTATGAAAAGAACAGCGCCAACGGCCGCAGCAAACCGGGAGAGCCTGAATGA